The genomic DNA CGCAAGTAACAGGACTCTCCTTGGGTAGCTATGGTATAACGGTTCAGCAATATGCCACCATCATCCTGGCATTGGATGAGCAAATCAAAGTGCTGGACAAGCACATTCAGATAGTATCCGACACCCTCCCGGATATCCACTTGTTACTCAGTATTCCGGGAATCGGTAGGACACTGGCGGCCATCATTTTAGGGGAAATCGGGGATATCGGCCGATTTTCTCGTGCCAAGCAATTGGTAGCCTTTAGCGGAATCGATCCAGCCGTCAAACAGTCCGGAAAGTTTGTCGGGACGAGAAATAAGGTCACCAAGCGCGGGTCTCCCTTTTTGCGGTATGCCCTCTACCTGGCGGCCACCACATCCATACGAAAGGCCGTAAAAAAGGCGCAGGTCAATCCGGTGCTGTATGAATATTATCAGAAAAAATTAGAATCGAAAACGAAAAAGCAAGCTCTCGGCGCCATCATGAACAAGCTGCTACGTATTATCTATTCGGTCCTGAAGAATCAACGGC from Acetonema longum DSM 6540 includes the following:
- a CDS encoding IS110 family transposase, encoding KVKTDRVDAVELARLLFVHEFQPTAMPKESLLNLKVLTRTRGQIVKQRSHFLNQLQGAIEQIAPLFPNVLNPGSLTALNLLTQLPTPGQWLEKENQSTILTLVKTLSRHGQSYAQKTYANLLACAEDAQVTGLSLGSYGITVQQYATIILALDEQIKVLDKHIQIVSDTLPDIHLLLSIPGIGRTLAAIILGEIGDIGRFSRAKQLVAFSGIDPAVKQSGKFVGTRNKVTKRGSPFLRYALYLAATTSIRKAVKKAQVNPVLYEYYQKKLESKTKKQALGAIMNKLLRIIYSVLKNQRPFQLISPQQQVQMYKERLSKAA